The proteins below are encoded in one region of Rhizobacter sp.:
- a CDS encoding fumarylacetoacetate hydrolase family protein, protein MKWFRFGPDGHERIGALDASGQLRDLSADVPDLHLPTLGLEGLKRLSTLKPEAYPKVSGQPRLGVPYTGISKFVAIGLNYADHAAEAGLPLPKEPIVFLKATTCITGPNDPVMLPPGSVKTDWEVELGVVIGRTARHVAEAEALAYVAGYTVVNDVSEREYQIERGGTWDKGKGCDTFGPIGPYLVTADEVPNPQALDMWLDVNGVRRQSGSTATMIFGVAQLVSYVSRFMTLLPGDILCTGTPPGVGMGMKPPQFLKAGDVMTLGIGGLGEQRQVVT, encoded by the coding sequence ATGAAATGGTTTCGCTTTGGCCCGGATGGGCATGAACGCATCGGGGCCTTGGACGCTTCGGGGCAATTGCGGGACCTGTCGGCCGACGTGCCCGACCTGCATCTGCCCACGCTCGGGCTCGAGGGCCTGAAGCGCCTGTCGACGCTGAAACCCGAGGCCTACCCGAAAGTGAGCGGCCAGCCCCGGCTGGGCGTGCCGTACACGGGCATCAGCAAGTTCGTCGCCATCGGCCTCAACTACGCCGACCATGCTGCCGAAGCCGGCCTGCCGCTGCCCAAGGAGCCCATCGTCTTCCTCAAGGCCACGACCTGCATCACCGGCCCGAACGACCCGGTGATGCTGCCACCCGGCAGCGTGAAGACCGACTGGGAGGTGGAGCTGGGCGTGGTGATCGGCCGCACCGCCCGCCATGTGGCCGAGGCCGAAGCGCTCGCCTACGTGGCCGGCTACACCGTGGTGAACGACGTGTCGGAGCGTGAATACCAGATCGAGCGCGGCGGCACCTGGGACAAGGGCAAGGGCTGCGACACCTTCGGCCCCATCGGCCCCTACCTGGTGACGGCCGATGAGGTGCCCAACCCGCAGGCGCTCGACATGTGGCTCGACGTGAACGGCGTGCGCCGCCAGAGCGGCAGCACCGCCACCATGATCTTCGGCGTGGCGCAGCTGGTGAGCTACGTGAGCCGCTTCATGACGCTCCTGCCCGGCGACATCCTCTGCACCGGCACGCCACCCGGCGTGGGCATGGGCATGAAGCCGCCGCAGTTCCTGAAGGCCGGCGACGTGATGACGCTCGGCATCGGCGGCCTGGGCGAGCAGCGGCAGGTGGTGACGTAG